A stretch of Streptococcus sp. oral taxon 061 DNA encodes these proteins:
- the tadA gene encoding tRNA adenosine(34) deaminase TadA, with translation MNYTLEEKEAFMREALKEAEIALEHDEIPIGCVIVKDGKVIGRGHNAREELQRAVMHAEIMAIEDANLSEESWRLLDCTLFVTIEPCVMCSGAIGLARIPNVVYGAKNQKFGAAGSLYDILTDERLNHRVVVETGILESDCAGIMQDFFRNRRKK, from the coding sequence ATGAATTACACGCTTGAAGAAAAAGAAGCTTTTATGAGAGAGGCCTTAAAAGAGGCAGAGATTGCTTTAGAGCATGATGAAATCCCGATTGGTTGTGTAATTGTCAAGGATGGAAAAGTCATTGGGAGAGGACACAATGCGCGAGAGGAGTTGCAACGGGCAGTCATGCATGCGGAAATTATGGCTATAGAGGATGCTAATTTGAGCGAAGAGAGTTGGCGTTTGCTCGATTGTACGCTTTTTGTGACCATTGAGCCTTGTGTTATGTGTAGTGGGGCAATTGGTCTCGCACGGATTCCAAACGTGGTCTACGGGGCTAAAAACCAGAAATTTGGCGCTGCTGGAAGTTTGTATGATATTTTGACGGATGAGCGGCTCAATCACCGTGTGGTTGTTGAAACAGGCATTTTAGAGAGTGATTGTGCAGGGATTATGCAGGACTTTTTCCGAAATCGACGTAAAAAATAA
- a CDS encoding SP_0009 family protein, producing MENLLDIVEKFLSQSDEKLDELAQKNHLLRLQEEEGKKNA from the coding sequence ATGGAAAATTTATTAGATATTGTCGAAAAATTTTTAAGTCAGTCAGATGAAAAATTAGATGAGTTAGCTCAAAAGAATCATCTGTTACGACTACAAGAAGAAGAGGGGAAAAAGAATGCGTAA
- a CDS encoding RNA-binding S4 domain-containing protein, protein MRLDKYLKVSRIIKRRTVAKEVADKGRIKVNGILAKSSTDLKINDQVEIRFGNKLLLVKVLEMKDSTKKEDAAGMYEIISETRVEGDV, encoded by the coding sequence ATGAGACTAGATAAATATTTAAAAGTATCACGAATTATTAAACGCCGTACGGTAGCTAAGGAAGTTGCAGATAAAGGGCGAATCAAGGTAAATGGAATCCTTGCTAAAAGTTCAACAGATTTAAAAATCAATGATCAAGTTGAAATTCGCTTTGGAAATAAGTTGTTACTTGTAAAGGTGCTCGAAATGAAAGATAGCACAAAAAAAGAAGATGCAGCTGGAATGTATGAAATTATCAGTGAAACAAGGGTAGAAGGCGATGTATAA
- a CDS encoding serine hydrolase, translating into MRKFLVILLLPIFLKSVQVVSTENPVIIPKQEVYSLTHTPYHFYYQDIIESPKFYGETPVYSTEDLIKESGKVNAETKLSVLEWRLNKQGQPVFKLSNNQFVMADKRLLYDSSIVNDFSKRVWLEPGFVVYNSPYDQQELKSTLAAYQEVEADMSIFAEGREFLHIKQTGWISTDYISDDDNRIQKVQELLSANYQNEQFSIYVKQLSTGKEAGINEDQKMYAASVMKLPYLYSVQEKINQGDYQLDTKLKYVSEVNDFPGSYKPEGSGSLPKTADNKEYTIKDLITKTAKESDNVAHNILGYYITNKSDEAFKKEMATIAGEEWDVTDKLASAKMAGQVMESIYNQNGFVLESLSQTSFDNQRIAKNISAKVAHKIGDADEFKHDVGIVYTDSPFIISIFSKNSDYDTISKIAKDVYEVLK; encoded by the coding sequence ATGCGTAAATTTTTAGTGATATTACTACTTCCTATTTTCCTAAAAAGCGTTCAAGTAGTAAGCACTGAGAATCCAGTTATCATTCCAAAACAAGAAGTTTATTCTTTAACTCATACTCCATATCATTTTTATTATCAAGATATTATAGAATCTCCAAAATTTTATGGTGAGACGCCAGTTTATTCTACAGAAGACCTGATTAAAGAATCAGGAAAAGTCAATGCAGAAACAAAATTATCTGTTTTAGAATGGCGATTAAATAAACAAGGACAGCCTGTGTTTAAATTGTCAAATAATCAATTTGTGATGGCTGATAAACGACTTTTATACGATAGTTCCATCGTAAACGATTTTTCTAAACGAGTATGGCTAGAACCAGGATTTGTCGTTTATAATAGTCCTTATGATCAACAAGAATTAAAGTCTACTTTAGCAGCTTATCAAGAGGTTGAAGCAGATATGTCTATTTTTGCTGAAGGTCGTGAATTCTTACATATCAAGCAAACGGGCTGGATTTCGACGGATTATATTTCCGATGATGATAATCGTATTCAGAAAGTACAAGAGTTGCTATCTGCAAATTATCAAAATGAACAGTTCTCTATTTATGTGAAACAATTGAGTACAGGTAAAGAAGCTGGGATTAACGAAGATCAGAAAATGTACGCTGCTAGTGTTATGAAATTACCTTATCTTTATTCTGTTCAGGAAAAAATCAATCAAGGTGATTACCAACTTGACACGAAATTGAAGTATGTTTCCGAAGTTAATGATTTCCCTGGTTCTTATAAACCGGAAGGAAGCGGTAGTCTCCCTAAAACAGCGGACAATAAAGAATACACTATCAAAGATTTAATCACAAAAACTGCAAAAGAATCTGACAATGTAGCTCATAATATTCTTGGTTATTATATTACGAATAAATCAGATGAAGCCTTTAAAAAAGAGATGGCTACTATCGCAGGTGAAGAGTGGGATGTGACAGATAAGTTGGCTTCAGCTAAAATGGCTGGTCAAGTTATGGAATCTATTTATAATCAGAATGGTTTTGTTTTAGAATCCCTATCACAAACATCATTTGATAATCAGAGGATTGCTAAGAATATTTCTGCTAAGGTAGCCCATAAAATTGGGGATGCAGATGAATTTAAACACGATGTAGGAATAGTCTATACAGATTCTCCTTTCATTATTTCAATCTTTTCCAAAAATTCTGATTATGATACCATTTCTAAAATTGCTAAGGATGTATATGAGGTCCTAAAATGA
- the tilS gene encoding tRNA lysidine(34) synthetase TilS → MRDRDFLNHLLEKDYFKDHSRVVLALSGGLDSMFLFRLLSTYQKELGIELFLAHVNHKQRPESNQEENELRKLAEQAGVPIYVACFTGDFSETNARQFRYNFFREVMEKTSSTALVTAHHADDQVETIFMRLIRGVRLHHLSAIKERQTFNKGELIRPLLSFYKKDFPKIEHFEDPTNKENHYLRNRIRNLYLPQLEKENVQVKKAFLEFGKEVSDYQIALAELSQAVDVEDLTQFLSFSEATQGVLLQQYLSRFADLNVTREQFQEIHHILKTKSQYRHSIKNGYELIKEYQHFQIGKIRPKSDEKSSECVLNYQNQVYYEGFLFSFGIPLKGENVQQINVSRETSLILRHRQSGDYLIINGHRKKVRRLFIDLKIPAEKRKNAIIVEQFGKICSILGIEFSDLSIKMKNDIMNTVLYIEKIDR, encoded by the coding sequence ATGAGAGACCGCGATTTTTTAAATCATCTTCTAGAAAAGGATTATTTCAAAGATCATTCAAGAGTTGTGCTAGCTTTGTCTGGTGGATTGGATTCGATGTTTCTCTTTCGTCTTCTTTCAACTTATCAAAAAGAACTTGGTATTGAATTGTTTTTAGCTCATGTAAATCATAAACAACGACCAGAGTCAAATCAGGAAGAAAATGAATTAAGAAAATTAGCTGAACAAGCTGGAGTTCCAATTTATGTAGCTTGTTTTACTGGAGATTTTTCAGAAACGAATGCTCGTCAATTTCGCTATAATTTTTTTAGAGAAGTGATGGAGAAAACTTCATCTACAGCTCTTGTAACAGCTCATCATGCAGATGATCAAGTTGAGACAATCTTTATGCGATTGATTAGAGGTGTTAGACTACACCATTTATCAGCTATTAAAGAAAGACAAACGTTTAATAAGGGAGAGTTAATTCGTCCTTTGTTGTCTTTTTATAAGAAGGATTTTCCTAAAATTGAGCATTTTGAAGATCCAACGAATAAAGAAAATCACTATCTTCGCAATCGTATTCGCAACCTCTATCTGCCACAGTTAGAAAAAGAAAATGTTCAGGTAAAAAAGGCATTTTTAGAGTTTGGGAAAGAAGTTTCTGATTATCAAATTGCTCTGGCTGAATTATCTCAAGCGGTTGATGTGGAAGATTTAACTCAGTTTTTATCTTTTAGTGAAGCAACGCAAGGAGTTTTACTACAACAATACCTTAGTCGTTTTGCTGATTTAAATGTAACAAGAGAACAATTTCAAGAAATTCATCATATTTTAAAAACTAAGAGTCAATATCGCCATAGTATAAAAAATGGTTATGAACTTATAAAAGAATACCAGCACTTTCAAATTGGTAAAATCAGACCAAAGTCTGATGAAAAAAGTAGTGAGTGTGTGCTAAACTATCAAAATCAAGTTTATTATGAAGGTTTTCTATTTTCATTCGGAATTCCTTTAAAAGGCGAAAATGTTCAACAAATAAATGTTTCCCGTGAAACATCATTGATTTTGAGGCATCGACAGTCAGGTGATTATTTGATAATAAATGGTCATCGAAAAAAAGTAAGGCGACTTTTTATTGATTTAAAAATTCCTGCAGAAAAACGAAAAAATGCGATTATTGTTGAGCAATTCGGAAAGATTTGTTCAATTTTAGGAATTGAATTCAGTGATTTGAGTATAAAAATGAAAAATGATATAATGAACACTGTACTTTATATAGAAAAAATAGATAGGTAA
- the comW gene encoding sigma(X)-activator ComW, with translation MLQKYYDYCFLFLKQVEKEYSFLVQSSDDWETLHLKFLLYYLVRFRIKDEKDFLLCHFRAAYRIYLNYLLGQNLNYSF, from the coding sequence ATGCTCCAAAAGTATTATGATTATTGTTTTCTTTTTCTAAAACAGGTTGAAAAAGAATATTCATTTTTAGTTCAATCTAGTGATGATTGGGAGACGCTTCATTTAAAATTTCTACTCTATTACTTGGTTCGGTTTAGGATAAAAGATGAGAAGGATTTTCTTCTATGTCATTTTAGAGCAGCATACCGGATCTATCTTAATTATCTATTAGGGCAAAATTTAAATTATTCATTTTAA
- the ftsH gene encoding ATP-dependent zinc metalloprotease FtsH, translating to MQKQNNGFIKNPFLYLLMIFLLVTGFQYFFAGRAAGHSQQIKYSELVQEITNDNVKEITYQPSGSVIEVSGVYKTAKTEKPETGIQFFTPSATKVEKFTSIILPSDTTVADLQKLAGEHQTQIEVKHESSSGMWINILVSVVPFAILFFFLFSMMGNMGGNSGRNPMSFGRNKAKAANKEDIKVRFSDVAGAEEEKQELVEVVEFLKDPKRFTKLGARIPAGVLLEGPPGTGKTLLAKAVAGEAGVPFFSISGSDFVEMFVGVGASRVRSLFEDAKKAAPAIIFIDEIDAVGRQRGVGLGGGNDEREQTLNQLLIEMDGFEGNEGIIVIAATNRSDVLDPALLRPGRFDRKVLVGRPDVKGREAILKVHARNKPLAEDVDLKLVAQQTPGFVGADLENVLNEAALVAARRNKSVIDASDIDEAEDRVIAGPSKKDKTVSQKEREMVAYHEAGHTIVGLVLSNARVVHKVTIVPRGRAGGYMIALPKEDQMLLSKEDMKEQLAGLMGGRVAEEIIFNVQTTGASNDFEQATQMARAMVTEYGMSEKLGPVQYEGNHAMFGAQTPQKSISERTAYEIDEEVRALLNEARNKAAEIIQSNRETHKLIAEALLKYETLDSTQIKSLYETGKMPESVEEESRALSYDEVKSKMAEEN from the coding sequence ATGCAAAAGCAAAATAATGGTTTTATAAAAAATCCATTTCTTTATTTGTTGATGATTTTCTTGCTAGTAACAGGATTTCAGTACTTTTTCGCTGGAAGAGCTGCTGGGCACAGTCAACAAATTAAATACTCAGAATTGGTGCAGGAAATCACTAACGACAATGTAAAAGAAATAACCTATCAACCAAGTGGTAGTGTTATTGAAGTGTCTGGTGTCTATAAAACTGCTAAAACAGAAAAACCGGAAACAGGTATTCAGTTTTTCACACCTTCTGCAACAAAAGTAGAAAAATTTACAAGTATTATTCTTCCATCGGATACTACTGTAGCAGATTTGCAAAAATTAGCTGGGGAACACCAAACACAAATTGAAGTGAAGCATGAAAGTTCAAGTGGTATGTGGATTAACATCCTAGTTTCAGTAGTACCATTTGCCATTTTATTCTTCTTCCTATTTTCTATGATGGGCAATATGGGTGGAAATAGTGGACGCAATCCGATGAGCTTTGGACGCAATAAAGCTAAGGCTGCTAATAAGGAAGATATCAAAGTACGCTTTTCAGATGTAGCAGGAGCTGAAGAAGAAAAACAAGAACTTGTTGAAGTTGTTGAATTCTTGAAAGATCCAAAACGCTTTACAAAATTAGGTGCTCGTATCCCAGCTGGTGTTCTCTTAGAAGGACCTCCGGGAACTGGTAAAACATTACTTGCTAAAGCAGTAGCAGGAGAAGCTGGAGTACCATTCTTTAGTATTTCAGGTTCTGACTTCGTAGAAATGTTTGTCGGTGTCGGTGCCAGCCGTGTACGTTCACTTTTTGAGGACGCTAAAAAAGCAGCACCAGCAATTATCTTCATTGATGAAATTGATGCCGTTGGTCGCCAACGTGGTGTCGGTCTTGGTGGAGGTAATGACGAACGTGAACAAACCTTGAACCAACTCTTGATTGAAATGGATGGTTTTGAAGGAAATGAAGGAATCATTGTCATTGCAGCAACGAACCGTTCAGATGTTCTAGACCCAGCCCTTCTTCGTCCAGGTCGTTTTGATAGAAAAGTATTGGTTGGTCGTCCAGATGTTAAGGGACGCGAAGCGATTCTGAAAGTCCATGCTAGAAATAAACCTCTAGCAGAAGATGTAGACTTGAAGTTAGTAGCACAACAAACTCCTGGTTTTGTTGGTGCTGACTTAGAAAACGTATTGAACGAAGCGGCATTAGTTGCTGCCCGTCGCAACAAATCAGTCATCGATGCTTCAGATATTGATGAGGCAGAAGATCGCGTTATTGCAGGGCCCTCTAAGAAAGATAAAACTGTTTCCCAAAAAGAACGTGAAATGGTTGCTTATCACGAAGCCGGGCACACTATCGTAGGGTTAGTCTTATCGAATGCGCGTGTAGTTCATAAGGTAACAATTGTTCCTCGTGGTCGTGCAGGTGGTTACATGATTGCTCTTCCAAAAGAAGATCAAATGTTGCTATCTAAAGAAGACATGAAAGAACAATTAGCTGGTTTAATGGGTGGACGTGTTGCTGAAGAAATTATCTTTAATGTCCAAACAACAGGTGCATCAAACGACTTTGAACAAGCTACACAAATGGCGCGTGCAATGGTTACAGAGTATGGTATGAGTGAAAAACTTGGACCTGTTCAATATGAAGGAAATCATGCAATGTTTGGTGCTCAAACTCCACAAAAATCTATTTCAGAGCGTACAGCTTATGAGATTGACGAAGAAGTTCGAGCATTGTTGAATGAAGCACGTAATAAAGCAGCTGAAATTATTCAATCAAATCGTGAAACGCATAAATTAATTGCAGAAGCCTTATTAAAATATGAAACATTGGATAGTACACAAATCAAATCTCTTTACGAAACAGGAAAAATGCCTGAATCAGTAGAAGAGGAATCACGTGCCCTATCATATGATGAAGTCAAATCAAAAATGGCTGAAGAAAACTAA
- the hpt gene encoding hypoxanthine phosphoribosyltransferase — MLEQDIKKILISQDEITEAAKKLGAQLTKDYEGKNPILVGILKGSIPFMAELVKYIDTHLEMDFMMVSSYHGGTVSSGVINIKQDVTQDIKGRHVVFVEDIIDTGQTLKSLRDMFTAREAASVKIVTMLDKPEGRTVEIEADYTCFTIPNEFVVGYGLDYNENYRNLPYVGVLKEEVYSK, encoded by the coding sequence ATGTTAGAACAAGATATCAAGAAGATTTTGATTTCACAAGATGAAATTACAGAAGCTGCTAAGAAGTTAGGTGCTCAATTGACCAAAGATTATGAAGGTAAAAATCCGATTCTAGTTGGTATTTTAAAAGGATCTATTCCTTTTATGGCAGAATTGGTGAAATATATCGACACTCATCTTGAGATGGACTTTATGATGGTTTCTAGCTATCATGGTGGTACTGTAAGTAGCGGTGTTATCAATATCAAACAAGATGTAACTCAAGATATTAAAGGTAGACATGTTGTTTTTGTGGAAGATATTATCGACACTGGTCAAACCTTGAAAAGTTTGAGAGATATGTTTACTGCTAGAGAAGCGGCATCTGTTAAGATTGTTACAATGCTTGATAAACCTGAAGGCCGTACTGTAGAAATCGAAGCAGATTATACATGTTTTACAATTCCGAATGAATTTGTTGTAGGCTATGGTTTAGACTATAATGAAAATTATCGTAACCTTCCTTATGTAGGTGTATTGAAAGAGGAAGTTTACTCAAAATAG
- a CDS encoding adenylosuccinate synthase has protein sequence MTSVVVVGTQWGDEGKGKITDFLSANAEVIARYQGGDNAGHTIVIDGKKFKLHLIPSGIFFPEKISVIGNGMVVNPKSLVKELSYLHEEGVTTDNLRISDRAHVILPYHIELDRLQEEAKGDNKIGTTIKGIGPAYMDKAARVGIRIADLLDKEIFRERLERNLAEKNRQFVKLYDSEPISFDDIFEEYYEYGQQIKQYVTDTSVILNDALDNGKRVLFEGAQGVMLDIDQGTYPFVTSSNPVAGGVTIGSGVGPSKIDKVVGVCKAYTSRVGDGPFPTELFDEVGERIREVGHEYGTTTGRPRRVGWFDSVVMRHSRRVSGITNLSLNSIDVLSGLDTVKICVAYDLDGQRIDYYPASLEQLKRCKPIYEELPGWHEDITGVRTLEDLPENARNYVRRVSELVGVRISTFSVGPGREQTNILESVWS, from the coding sequence ATGACTTCAGTAGTTGTTGTAGGTACCCAATGGGGTGATGAAGGTAAAGGGAAAATTACAGATTTTCTTTCAGCTAATGCGGAAGTGATTGCTCGTTACCAAGGTGGTGACAATGCAGGTCACACAATTGTTATTGATGGAAAGAAATTTAAATTGCACTTGATCCCTTCAGGTATTTTCTTCCCAGAAAAAATTTCTGTAATTGGCAATGGGATGGTTGTAAACCCTAAATCTCTTGTGAAAGAATTGTCTTATCTGCATGAAGAAGGTGTTACAACAGATAATCTTCGAATTTCTGATCGTGCGCATGTTATCTTGCCTTATCACATTGAATTAGACCGTCTTCAAGAAGAAGCTAAGGGTGATAACAAGATTGGGACTACAATTAAAGGAATTGGTCCAGCCTATATGGACAAGGCAGCTCGTGTTGGAATCCGTATCGCAGATCTTTTGGATAAAGAGATTTTCCGTGAACGTTTAGAACGCAATCTTGCTGAGAAAAATCGTCAATTTGTAAAATTGTATGATAGCGAACCTATTTCATTTGATGATATTTTTGAAGAATATTATGAATATGGTCAACAAATCAAGCAATATGTAACAGATACTTCTGTTATCTTGAATGATGCACTTGATAATGGCAAACGTGTTCTCTTTGAAGGAGCTCAAGGCGTCATGTTAGATATTGACCAAGGTACTTATCCATTTGTTACTTCATCAAACCCTGTGGCTGGTGGTGTGACAATTGGTTCTGGAGTAGGTCCAAGCAAGATTGACAAGGTTGTAGGTGTTTGTAAGGCCTATACAAGTCGTGTAGGAGATGGTCCTTTCCCAACTGAGTTGTTTGATGAAGTGGGAGAACGCATTCGTGAAGTAGGTCATGAGTATGGAACAACTACTGGTCGTCCACGTCGTGTGGGCTGGTTTGACTCAGTTGTTATGCGTCATAGCCGTCGTGTTTCTGGTATCACAAATCTCTCTTTGAACTCTATCGATGTTTTGAGTGGCTTGGATACAGTAAAAATCTGTGTAGCTTATGATCTTGATGGTCAACGTATTGATTACTACCCAGCTAGTCTCGAACAATTGAAACGTTGCAAGCCAATCTATGAAGAATTGCCAGGTTGGCATGAAGATATTACTGGAGTACGTACTTTGGAAGATCTTCCTGAGAATGCACGTAACTATGTACGTCGTGTTAGCGAATTGGTGGGTGTGCGTATTTCAACATTCTCAGTAGGTCCTGGTCGTGAACAAACAAATATTTTAGAAAGTGTTTGGTCATAG
- a CDS encoding septum formation initiator family protein, with product MYKKIVQMNNSFIQNEHQRRKYMMEERQKRNRFMGWVLILIMLLFILPTYNLAQSYQQLLTRRQQLTDLKKQYQELSDEKDKEASLATKLKDESYAAKYSRAKYYYSKSWEEVYTIPDLLPR from the coding sequence ATGTATAAAAAAATAGTCCAAATGAATAACTCTTTTATTCAAAATGAACACCAACGACGTAAATACATGATGGAAGAACGTCAAAAACGCAATCGTTTTATGGGATGGGTTTTGATTTTGATAATGTTGTTATTTATCTTGCCAACTTATAATTTAGCACAAAGTTATCAACAATTACTAACACGTCGTCAGCAATTAACGGATTTGAAAAAACAATACCAGGAATTGAGTGACGAAAAGGATAAAGAAGCTAGTTTAGCAACTAAGCTAAAAGACGAATCCTATGCAGCTAAATATTCCCGTGCAAAATATTATTATTCGAAATCATGGGAGGAAGTTTATACAATTCCGGACTTGCTTCCTAGGTAA